The Polyangium aurulentum genomic interval CGAAGCTCGTGGCGGAGGATGGGTCTGCGGGCTATGAGCTCGGCGCGTCGGTCGCGCTCTCGGGGGACACGGCGCTCGTGGGGGCGTGGAACGGCGACGACCTTGCCAAATGGCTCGGTCTCACCAAGAGCGGAGCGCACATGCGATTGAGGCATGTTGCGGCGCGGCTTGCTGCGATCGAAAAGAAGGCATGTGCCGCGACTGATCCAGGAAATCCCTGGTTCATGCGCCCTGGGCGCTATTGGGACTCATTTCGGGAACGGGTGGACTCGATTGGAAGTTTGCCGCGATTCGTCATGGGCGAGGTAGAGGTAGAGGAGTATCTACGTTGCGGGATCCTCGCGAAGATCCAGGATTGGTTCGCGCGGGAGGCTTCGTTCGTGCTGCCGACTCCCGCTGGCCGCTCGTCGGCCACATGAAATGCCAGTGGGGAGGAGGTCGACGATGAAAAAGCAAGACGGCGGGATGGGTACGATCCGACGTACCGTGTCGGGGGCTCTTTCCATGGCCATTCTGGCTTGTCCGGCCATGGCTGCGGCAGAAGGTGCGCTGCCCACGGCCCAGGATTCGCGCGCGCAGGTTCGACAGACCCGCGCGCAGGTGAACGTCCAAGCCGGGCAGAAGAAAGCCGAAGACAGGGGGAATCCGCGCGCGTTGAGCGGGTTCGTCTTTCAGCCGCCCATGTCGCTGGAAGGCCCGTTCGTCACGAACCATGTTCGCGTCGATACTGGCATGGGGATGCTGCGGCAGAATGGAGCCGCGTCGGAGGG includes:
- a CDS encoding FG-GAP repeat protein, which codes for MAKLVAEDGSAGYELGASVALSGDTALVGAWNGDDLAKWLGLTKSGAHMRLRHVAARLAAIEKKACAATDPGNPWFMRPGRYWDSFRERVDSIGSLPRFVMGEVEVEEYLRCGILAKIQDWFAREASFVLPTPAGRSSAT